The following are encoded together in the Blastocatellia bacterium genome:
- a CDS encoding response regulator transcription factor, whose product MWKVLIAEDDPVMAIALEDGFRYEGYKVVVAKDGETALRLAKEKLFDLLILDIMLPKVCGYDICKELRDSGNDIAIIMLTARGQESEKVIGLRLGADDYVTKPFSFLELMARIEAIKRRFCKNTGSQNIPELYKFGNITINFNKFEINKENITTELSFRELNLLKYFISHRGEVVTREQLLNIVWGYDNFPLTRTVDM is encoded by the coding sequence ATGTGGAAAGTCCTAATTGCTGAAGATGATCCTGTAATGGCGATTGCCTTAGAGGATGGTTTTCGTTATGAAGGTTATAAAGTTGTAGTAGCTAAAGATGGAGAAACCGCTCTGCGTTTAGCTAAAGAAAAACTCTTTGACTTACTTATTTTAGACATTATGCTACCTAAAGTATGTGGCTATGATATTTGTAAAGAACTTAGAGATTCAGGCAATGACATTGCAATTATAATGCTCACGGCACGAGGCCAAGAAAGCGAAAAGGTTATAGGGCTAAGGCTTGGTGCGGATGACTATGTTACAAAACCATTTAGTTTTCTTGAATTAATGGCTCGGATTGAAGCAATAAAAAGAAGGTTCTGCAAAAATACTGGCTCTCAAAATATCCCTGAGCTTTATAAATTCGGTAATATAACAATTAACTTTAATAAGTTTGAAATTAACAAAGAAAATATAACTACTGAGCTTTCTTTCCGAGAATTAAACCTATTAAAATACTTTATTTCACACCGAGGTGAAGTAGTAACAAGAGAACAATTACTTAATATTGTTTGGGGCTACGATAATTTTCCTTTAACTCGAACTGTTGATATG